In Providencia sneebia DSM 19967, one DNA window encodes the following:
- the rlmC gene encoding 23S rRNA (uracil(747)-C(5))-methyltransferase RlmC: MYCEKYQAGECHSCQWLEMPAEQQIELKQKNLSLLLPFLAKSAYQTPVSSPQKGFRNKAKMVVSGSVEKPIFGIIGSHGEAVDLTGCPLYPDDFLAIFNVLKPFIARAGLTPYNIERKRGELKYLLLTKSQHTGQFMLRCVLRSEKKLEQLKKSLGWLQEQLPQLAVITVNIQPIHMAILEGEHEIFLTEQHALREEFNRVPLFIRPNSFFQTNPVVAASLYQTAREWVRELNITSLWDLFCGVGGFGLHCAEKNTKLTGIEISAPAIASAKLSAQELGLQQVEFQALDSTKFAVHKADVPQLVLVNPPRRGIGKALCDYLANMQPDYILYSSCNAQTMAKDIEHLTGYQIAKIQLFDMFPHTAHYEVLALLVNRK; this comes from the coding sequence ATGTATTGTGAAAAATATCAGGCAGGAGAATGCCATTCCTGCCAATGGCTTGAAATGCCAGCTGAACAACAGATTGAGTTAAAACAAAAAAACTTATCCTTACTGTTACCATTTTTAGCCAAGTCTGCTTATCAAACTCCCGTATCAAGTCCACAAAAGGGGTTTCGTAATAAAGCAAAAATGGTGGTGAGTGGGAGTGTAGAAAAACCCATCTTTGGCATTATTGGTTCACATGGGGAAGCTGTAGATTTAACGGGTTGCCCACTTTACCCTGATGATTTTTTAGCTATTTTTAATGTATTAAAGCCATTCATTGCCAGGGCTGGGCTAACACCTTATAACATTGAACGCAAACGGGGTGAGCTAAAATATTTGTTACTGACCAAAAGTCAGCATACTGGGCAATTTATGCTGCGTTGTGTCTTACGTTCTGAAAAGAAACTAGAACAATTAAAAAAATCATTGGGTTGGTTACAAGAACAGTTACCTCAATTAGCTGTGATCACTGTGAATATTCAGCCAATTCATATGGCAATTCTTGAAGGTGAACACGAAATTTTTCTGACGGAGCAGCATGCTTTGCGGGAAGAATTTAATCGAGTTCCACTATTTATTCGACCAAATAGCTTCTTTCAAACAAACCCAGTCGTTGCAGCAAGCTTATATCAAACCGCACGTGAATGGGTAAGAGAACTTAATATCACAAGTTTATGGGATCTCTTTTGTGGTGTCGGCGGTTTTGGGCTGCATTGTGCTGAAAAGAATACAAAGTTAACTGGAATTGAAATTAGCGCGCCTGCAATAGCAAGTGCAAAACTTTCAGCCCAAGAGTTAGGGTTACAACAAGTTGAATTTCAAGCACTAGATTCAACCAAATTTGCAGTTCATAAAGCGGATGTCCCGCAATTGGTTTTGGTTAATCCACCAAGACGAGGCATTGGCAAAGCACTATGTGATTATTTAGCGAATATGCAACCTGATTATATTTTATATTCAAGTTGTAATGCTCAAACAATGGCAAAAGATATTGAACATTTGACGGGGTATCAAATCGCTAAAATACAATTGTTCGATATGTTTCCACATACTGCCCATTATGAAGTGTTGGCACTATTAGTTAACCGGAAATGA
- a CDS encoding basic amino acid ABC transporter substrate-binding protein, giving the protein MAFAAFTGNVYAKESYTVGAGGTYRPFEFENSQKQLEGFDIDIIQAIAEAEGFDVKLVNTPWEGIFATLSSGDRDIIISGITITDKRKNMVDFSNPYFPAEQAIVINEALNVTDLNSLKDLNVGVVNSSTGDIVVSEVKGKNNTAIKRFDNTPLLLQELYEDGIDAAVGDVGVIKYYIKTHPEKKFKLIYDNHFEKQYFGIAVAKGNSELQQKINQGLNTIIENGTYNKIYQKWFDENVPELPKK; this is encoded by the coding sequence ATGGCTTTTGCTGCTTTTACTGGGAATGTTTATGCCAAGGAAAGTTATACTGTTGGTGCGGGCGGGACTTATCGCCCGTTTGAATTTGAAAATAGTCAAAAGCAACTTGAAGGTTTTGATATTGATATTATTCAAGCTATTGCTGAAGCCGAAGGATTCGATGTTAAATTAGTTAATACGCCTTGGGAGGGTATTTTTGCTACTTTATCTTCAGGCGATAGGGATATTATTATTTCGGGTATTACGATCACGGATAAACGTAAAAATATGGTCGATTTTTCTAATCCCTATTTTCCCGCAGAACAAGCTATTGTGATTAATGAAGCGCTGAATGTAACCGATTTAAATAGTTTGAAAGACTTGAATGTAGGTGTTGTTAATTCAAGCACGGGAGATATTGTTGTCTCTGAAGTGAAAGGTAAAAATAACACCGCAATTAAACGCTTTGATAATACGCCACTACTTTTACAAGAATTGTATGAAGATGGTATTGATGCCGCAGTAGGTGATGTTGGTGTGATTAAATATTATATCAAAACGCATCCAGAGAAAAAATTTAAGCTGATTTATGACAACCATTTCGAAAAACAATATTTTGGTATTGCTGTAGCGAAAGGAAACAGTGAATTACAACAAAAGATCAACCAAGGCTTAAACACCATTATTGAAAATGGTACATATAATAAAATTTACCAAAAATGGTTTGATGAAAACGTTCCAGAATTACCAAAAAAATAG
- a CDS encoding amino acid ABC transporter permease — protein sequence MSAFRWEIIEEYAPLFAEGAMMTIKATIVCVILGSLWGLTLGLGRTAKAEQGFWKPILHYFVQWPVRFYVSAFRGTPLFVQIMVVHFALVPLFINPRDGLLVTSGLMSVDTARMLRSDYGAFLSCVIAITLNSGAYVSEIFRAGIQSIDKGQMEASRALGMSWAKTMRKVILPQAFRRILPPLGNNAIAIVKDSSLASAIGLADLAYAARTVSGAYATYWEPYLTISIIYWMLTFILAQLVQYMERRLGRSDLR from the coding sequence ATGTCTGCGTTTCGTTGGGAAATAATTGAAGAATACGCGCCGCTATTTGCTGAAGGCGCAATGATGACCATTAAGGCCACCATTGTTTGCGTTATTTTAGGATCACTATGGGGATTAACCCTCGGTTTGGGAAGAACGGCTAAAGCGGAGCAAGGTTTTTGGAAACCTATACTGCACTATTTTGTACAATGGCCTGTTCGTTTTTATGTGAGTGCTTTTCGCGGTACACCATTATTTGTGCAAATAATGGTAGTTCACTTTGCATTGGTTCCGCTATTTATAAATCCGCGTGATGGTTTATTGGTCACATCAGGGTTGATGTCTGTTGATACAGCGCGAATGCTTCGCTCAGATTATGGTGCTTTTTTATCTTGTGTTATTGCGATCACTTTAAACTCCGGCGCGTATGTTTCTGAAATCTTTCGGGCAGGTATTCAATCTATTGATAAAGGCCAAATGGAAGCTTCTCGAGCATTAGGGATGAGTTGGGCAAAAACAATGCGCAAAGTTATTTTGCCTCAAGCATTTCGTCGCATTCTGCCACCATTGGGTAATAACGCAATCGCGATTGTTAAAGACTCCTCATTAGCTTCTGCTATTGGTTTAGCTGACCTTGCTTATGCAGCACGTACTGTTTCTGGTGCTTACGCGACTTATTGGGAACCGTACTTAACAATTTCAATAATTTATTGGATGCTGACATTTATACTCGCTCAGTTAGTGCAATATATGGAAAGAAGGTTGGGCAGAAGTGATTTACGTTAA
- a CDS encoding amino acid ABC transporter ATP-binding protein: MIYVNDLQKKFGDVHVLRGISCEIHSQEVVCIIGPSGSGKSTFLRCLNALERPDGGEIKVNGFDVHDPKTDLNKMRENVGMVFQRFNLFPHMTVLENLMMAPVSVKGLKKAEALKQAEQLLIKVGMLDKIDAWPASLSGGQQQRVAIARALAMQPSILLFDEPTSALDPELVGEVLSVMKTLATEGMTMVVVTHEMGFAREVADRVMFIDQGIIQEEGTPEQIFYSPKNPRTAEFLSKVL; encoded by the coding sequence GTGATTTACGTTAATGATTTACAAAAAAAATTTGGTGATGTACACGTGCTGCGAGGCATTTCTTGTGAAATCCATTCTCAAGAAGTTGTTTGCATTATTGGCCCTTCAGGCTCAGGGAAAAGTACATTTTTACGCTGCTTAAATGCGTTAGAACGCCCAGATGGCGGTGAAATTAAAGTTAATGGCTTTGATGTTCATGATCCTAAAACAGATTTAAATAAAATGCGTGAAAATGTTGGTATGGTGTTCCAGCGATTTAATCTTTTTCCGCATATGACGGTTCTCGAAAACTTAATGATGGCACCAGTTTCTGTGAAAGGGCTTAAAAAAGCAGAAGCGTTGAAGCAAGCGGAGCAATTATTAATAAAAGTTGGCATGCTAGATAAAATTGATGCATGGCCAGCCAGCTTATCTGGTGGGCAACAACAGCGGGTTGCAATTGCTCGCGCGCTTGCCATGCAGCCTTCAATTTTATTGTTTGATGAGCCAACTTCTGCACTTGATCCGGAGTTAGTCGGGGAAGTGTTGTCAGTGATGAAAACATTGGCGACAGAAGGAATGACAATGGTGGTTGTGACCCATGAAATGGGCTTTGCTCGAGAAGTCGCTGATCGCGTAATGTTTATTGATCAAGGAATTATTCAAGAGGAAGGAACACCAGAGCAAATCTTTTATTCACCTAAGAACCCGCGTACTGCTGAGTTTTTAAGTAAAGTCCTTTAA
- the artM gene encoding arginine ABC transporter permease ArtM, with protein MIDLILDILPGLPTSLSLTFSALLFAFFLALLFTLILSLKTPIISQAVKVYITLFTGTPLLVQFFLIYNGPSQFKSLQNYPALWDFISTPWVCAVTALALNSAAYSTLLFHGAVKAIPAGQWQSCQALGMSKMQTMRIILPYAFKRSLSSYSNEVVLIFKSTSLASTITMMDIMGYSSQVFGQSWDVMAFVAAGIIYLVVNAILTIIMRFIERRALAFEQRN; from the coding sequence ATGATCGATTTAATTCTCGACATTCTTCCGGGACTACCGACAAGTTTATCTCTGACATTTAGCGCATTACTTTTCGCTTTTTTCCTAGCGCTATTATTTACGCTAATTTTATCGCTCAAAACCCCTATTATTTCTCAAGCTGTTAAAGTTTATATAACGCTATTTACTGGTACTCCATTATTAGTGCAGTTCTTCTTAATCTATAATGGACCAAGCCAATTTAAATCATTACAAAACTACCCTGCATTATGGGATTTTATCTCAACACCTTGGGTTTGTGCAGTGACAGCTTTAGCACTTAATAGCGCAGCTTACTCAACGTTACTATTTCATGGTGCTGTTAAAGCAATTCCAGCTGGTCAATGGCAATCTTGCCAAGCATTAGGTATGTCTAAAATGCAAACTATGCGCATTATCCTACCTTATGCTTTTAAACGTTCTTTATCATCCTATTCCAATGAAGTGGTATTAATTTTTAAAAGTACCTCACTCGCTAGTACAATCACCATGATGGATATTATGGGTTATAGTAGCCAAGTGTTTGGGCAAAGCTGGGATGTTATGGCGTTTGTTGCCGCAGGGATTATTTACCTTGTCGTCAATGCAATATTGACCATCATTATGCGTTTTATTGAACGTCGAGCATTAGCTTTTGAACAAAGAAATTAA
- the artQ gene encoding arginine ABC transporter permease ArtQ, which yields MNNFLFLTSAAGLTVGLAVSALILGLILAMLFTAWESVRFKPIAFLGTCWVTLIRGLPELLVVLFVYFGTLQLINLLGDGITLNLGFWQTTLQIDPSIFFADNGEFDFTPFACGVIALALLYASYASQTLRGALKAVPYGQWEAGFALGLNKRTIFFRFIMPQMWRHALPGLGNQWLVLLKDTALVSLISVNDLMLQTKTIVNRTHEPFTWYAIVGLIYLVITLLSQVILKRIELHTTRFERGESK from the coding sequence ATGAACAATTTTCTCTTTCTAACAAGTGCCGCCGGTTTAACCGTCGGCCTTGCTGTTTCCGCATTAATATTAGGTTTAATCCTCGCCATGCTATTTACCGCATGGGAATCTGTTCGTTTTAAACCTATTGCATTTTTAGGCACTTGCTGGGTCACTCTCATTCGCGGTTTGCCTGAGTTACTGGTTGTGCTTTTTGTCTATTTCGGCACACTGCAACTTATCAATCTTTTAGGGGATGGAATTACCCTTAACCTTGGTTTTTGGCAAACTACCCTGCAAATTGATCCGAGTATCTTTTTCGCAGATAACGGCGAATTTGACTTCACCCCGTTTGCTTGCGGTGTTATTGCCCTTGCCTTGTTGTATGCATCATATGCATCACAAACGTTAAGAGGTGCTTTAAAAGCTGTTCCTTATGGTCAATGGGAAGCAGGATTTGCTTTAGGTTTAAATAAGCGCACTATTTTTTTCCGTTTCATCATGCCGCAAATGTGGCGTCATGCACTTCCTGGGCTTGGAAACCAATGGTTAGTCTTGCTAAAAGATACCGCATTAGTTTCTCTCATTAGTGTTAATGATTTAATGCTACAGACAAAAACAATTGTTAACCGCACGCATGAACCTTTCACTTGGTATGCTATTGTTGGGCTAATTTATTTGGTGATCACGTTACTAAGCCAAGTCATTTTGAAAAGAATAGAGTTGCATACAACACGTTTTGAACGAGGTGAATCGAAATGA
- the artJ gene encoding arginine ABC transporter substrate-binding protein — protein sequence MKKIILAALLGAVTLSATAAEKETIRFATEATYAPFEMFDANNQIIGFDVDLANAICQKMDATCTFTHQSFDSLIPSLKFRRFEALMAGIDITPERQKQVDFTDTYYPNSAEFIAVKEKVSSVDQLQGKKIGVQNGTTHQKYILEQHKGMTPVPYDNYQSAILDLQNGRIDAVFGDTAVADEWLKGKGNENLGAVGEKVTDPEYFGIGLGIAVRKGNKELLDKMNKALAEVKADGTYDVIYKKWFEQ from the coding sequence ATGAAAAAAATAATATTAGCTGCACTACTAGGCGCTGTAACCTTATCGGCAACTGCGGCAGAAAAAGAAACTATTCGTTTTGCGACAGAAGCCACTTATGCTCCATTTGAGATGTTTGATGCAAACAATCAGATCATTGGATTTGATGTTGATCTTGCAAATGCTATCTGCCAAAAAATGGATGCAACTTGTACTTTCACACACCAATCTTTCGATAGCTTAATCCCTAGCTTAAAATTCCGCCGTTTTGAAGCATTGATGGCGGGCATTGACATTACCCCTGAACGTCAAAAACAAGTTGATTTTACAGACACTTACTATCCTAATTCAGCAGAATTTATTGCTGTGAAGGAAAAAGTATCATCTGTTGACCAGCTTCAAGGTAAAAAAATTGGTGTGCAAAACGGAACGACTCACCAAAAATACATACTGGAACAGCATAAAGGTATGACACCCGTTCCTTATGACAACTACCAATCAGCTATCCTTGATTTACAAAATGGGCGTATTGATGCGGTATTTGGTGATACTGCCGTAGCAGATGAATGGCTAAAAGGCAAAGGTAACGAAAACCTTGGGGCGGTTGGTGAAAAAGTGACTGATCCTGAATATTTTGGTATTGGCCTTGGCATCGCGGTTCGTAAAGGTAATAAAGAGCTGTTAGATAAAATGAATAAAGCCTTAGCTGAAGTAAAAGCAGACGGCACCTATGACGTTATCTACAAAAAATGGTTTGAACAATAA
- the artP gene encoding arginine ABC transporter ATP-binding protein ArtP has product MSIQLKNINCFYGAHQALFDINLACSAGETMVLLGPSGAGKSSLLRVLNLLEMPRSGQLAIAGQQFDFAATPDAKSIRTLRQNVGMVFQQYNLWPHLTVMDNLIEAPCRVLKLSRQEAKAKAEKLLERLRLTQFSTRFPLHLSGGQQQRVAIARALMMEPQVLLFDEPTAALDPEITAQVVDIIKELSATGITQVIVTHEVEIARKAASRVVYMENGHIVEQGDASHFASPQTEAFANYLSH; this is encoded by the coding sequence ATGAGCATTCAATTAAAAAATATAAACTGTTTCTATGGCGCGCATCAGGCACTCTTTGATATTAACTTAGCGTGTTCTGCGGGTGAGACAATGGTACTGCTTGGACCAAGTGGTGCAGGTAAGAGCTCATTGTTAAGAGTTCTAAATCTATTGGAGATGCCGCGCTCAGGCCAACTTGCGATTGCTGGCCAACAATTTGATTTTGCAGCAACACCTGATGCAAAATCTATCCGTACCCTTCGCCAAAATGTCGGTATGGTTTTCCAGCAATATAATTTATGGCCTCACTTAACTGTGATGGATAATCTTATTGAAGCACCATGCAGAGTATTAAAGCTATCACGCCAAGAAGCAAAAGCAAAAGCAGAAAAACTGCTTGAACGCCTACGTTTAACCCAGTTTTCAACTCGCTTCCCACTGCATTTATCCGGTGGGCAACAACAGCGTGTTGCAATTGCAAGAGCATTGATGATGGAACCTCAAGTTTTATTATTTGATGAACCAACAGCAGCTCTTGACCCAGAAATCACAGCTCAAGTCGTTGATATTATAAAAGAACTATCTGCGACAGGGATCACTCAAGTGATAGTTACACATGAAGTTGAAATTGCCAGAAAAGCGGCAAGCCGTGTTGTCTATATGGAAAATGGTCATATCGTTGAGCAAGGAGATGCTAGCCATTTCGCTTCACCTCAAACTGAAGCATTTGCAAATTATCTGTCCCACTAA
- a CDS encoding DUF2867 domain-containing protein, giving the protein MNEKQRILVLGASGYIGQNLIPELISQGHQVTAAARRVDWMLSQGWQNTQCIYVDLQDPKTLQDTMKEIDIVYFLVHSMADQANLIERERTAARHVQQALDHSNVKHVIYLSSLQHGHSYSQHLISRRLTGEILRESKVPVTEIRSAIIVGSGSAAFEIMRDMVYNLAILTPPRWVRSKSSPIALSNILFYLTELAKLPTTESKIYDAGGPEYISYQELFKRFIKISGKHRLLLPIPIPISMISIHFISLITSVPPAIAKELIQGLQHDLPADDKAIRELIPQTLISFDDAVKETLAQEASAIDNADWGYDPEVKKRWRPGYGFYPKQAGFTLGTSASTESLWHVVQQIGGKNGYFYANALWKTRAIIDDIMLNKVKYGRPAREELQLGDEIDGWRVINIEPGKQLSLLFGMKAPGLGRLTFTIHDSGSRRSIDVRAWWHPAGFSGLLYWFAMMPAHLFIFKGMAKRISELAFERDKQLTAKSQNESESLTEKP; this is encoded by the coding sequence ATGAATGAAAAACAACGTATTTTGGTACTTGGTGCTAGTGGCTATATAGGTCAAAACCTAATTCCTGAATTAATTAGTCAAGGCCACCAAGTCACAGCTGCTGCAAGACGAGTTGACTGGATGCTTTCGCAAGGCTGGCAAAATACGCAATGCATTTATGTTGACTTGCAAGATCCTAAAACACTGCAAGACACGATGAAAGAAATTGATATCGTTTATTTCCTCGTCCACAGTATGGCTGATCAGGCAAATTTAATTGAACGTGAACGTACCGCTGCGCGTCATGTTCAACAAGCCCTTGACCACTCTAATGTAAAACATGTTATTTATCTCAGCTCATTGCAACATGGTCATAGTTACTCGCAACATTTAATTTCTCGGCGTTTAACCGGGGAAATATTGCGTGAAAGCAAAGTGCCTGTCACAGAAATTCGCTCAGCCATCATTGTCGGTTCTGGCTCCGCAGCTTTTGAAATTATGCGTGATATGGTTTACAACTTAGCCATTTTAACGCCGCCACGCTGGGTTCGTTCAAAATCTTCACCTATTGCTCTGAGCAATATTTTATTTTACCTCACTGAGCTTGCCAAATTACCGACAACAGAAAGTAAAATCTATGATGCCGGTGGTCCAGAATATATCAGTTACCAAGAGCTATTTAAGCGCTTTATTAAAATTAGTGGAAAACACCGTTTACTGCTGCCAATCCCAATTCCAATCAGTATGATTTCCATACACTTTATTAGCCTTATCACCTCAGTTCCACCCGCTATTGCAAAAGAGCTGATCCAAGGTCTACAACATGACCTTCCTGCTGACGATAAAGCAATACGGGAGCTTATTCCTCAAACCCTCATATCCTTTGATGATGCGGTAAAAGAAACTTTAGCCCAAGAAGCTAGTGCCATCGATAATGCGGACTGGGGCTATGATCCAGAAGTGAAAAAACGCTGGCGCCCAGGTTACGGCTTTTACCCAAAACAAGCAGGATTCACCTTAGGCACATCCGCTAGCACAGAATCACTTTGGCATGTTGTTCAGCAAATTGGTGGTAAAAATGGCTATTTTTATGCAAATGCGCTGTGGAAAACGCGAGCTATTATTGATGACATCATGCTCAACAAAGTGAAATATGGCCGACCTGCACGTGAAGAATTACAGCTTGGTGATGAAATTGATGGCTGGCGAGTGATTAATATAGAGCCGGGCAAACAACTTAGTCTTCTATTTGGCATGAAAGCCCCCGGGCTAGGCCGACTCACATTTACTATCCATGATAGTGGTAGCCGTCGCTCTATTGATGTGCGTGCTTGGTGGCATCCTGCTGGCTTTTCAGGATTACTATATTGGTTTGCTATGATGCCAGCACATTTATTTATTTTTAAAGGTATGGCAAAACGGATTAGTGAATTAGCTTTTGAGCGGGATAAACAGCTTACAGCTAAGTCTCAAAACGAAAGTGAGTCATTAACAGAAAAGCCATAA
- a CDS encoding lysine exporter LysO family protein, with amino-acid sequence MYSGLLIILLPLTLGYLISIKNKPLLDLVHRALNSMVYIILFLMGITLALLENLSAHLFSILVYALTFFACIFSLNLISLLILDKLDPWKIPLHKQAKPPSRLKMVLESLQLCGVLLIGFLVGLTGFDFLHYADKGSQVALMVLLLLVGIQLRNSGMNIRQILVNRRGTIIALVMAISALVGGVIAALLLGLPVKMGLALASGFGWYSLTGIVLTDAYGPVMGSAAFFNDLARELTAIMLIPMIINRYRSTALGICGSTSMDFTLPVLQRSGGVSIVPAAIVHGFVLSLLTPILMAFFT; translated from the coding sequence ATGTATTCAGGACTACTCATTATTCTGTTGCCACTTACACTCGGCTACCTTATTTCAATAAAAAATAAGCCGCTGCTTGATCTTGTTCATCGCGCATTAAATTCAATGGTTTACATCATTCTATTTTTAATGGGGATCACCCTTGCGCTACTCGAAAATTTAAGTGCTCATTTATTCTCAATTTTAGTTTATGCATTGACATTCTTTGCCTGCATATTTTCGCTAAACCTTATTTCACTTCTAATATTGGATAAACTTGATCCTTGGAAAATACCGTTACATAAACAAGCTAAGCCACCATCACGGCTTAAAATGGTTCTTGAGTCATTACAATTATGTGGTGTATTACTTATTGGCTTTTTAGTTGGTCTAACTGGGTTCGACTTTCTCCACTATGCCGATAAAGGCAGCCAAGTTGCGCTAATGGTATTATTACTGCTTGTTGGTATTCAATTACGTAACAGCGGAATGAATATTCGCCAAATATTGGTCAATCGTCGTGGCACAATCATTGCCCTTGTTATGGCGATAAGTGCTTTAGTAGGTGGAGTTATTGCCGCATTATTACTAGGTTTACCTGTCAAAATGGGCCTAGCATTAGCATCAGGCTTTGGGTGGTATTCATTGACAGGCATTGTGTTAACGGATGCTTATGGGCCAGTCATGGGCAGCGCGGCATTTTTTAATGATTTAGCACGTGAGCTGACAGCTATCATGCTTATCCCGATGATTATTAACCGTTATCGCTCAACTGCATTAGGAATATGTGGTTCAACCTCTATGGATTTTACACTTCCTGTCTTACAACGAAGCGGCGGTGTTTCAATTGTGCCTGCGGCCATTGTTCATGGATTTGTTCTTAGCCTGCTCACACCAATATTGATGGCCTTTTTCACTTAA
- a CDS encoding DUF2813 domain-containing protein: protein MYLERVEIYGFRGINRLSLALNKNTVLIGENSWGKSSLLDALTILLSPEQENYQFTQHDFHHPAGEDETRFRSLQIVLKFREGHEGRHRSFRFKNLMSVWVDNNDNLKHIYYRVSAVLKDDGSISVDRSFLDGGGNKLSLDNVSKYIKEIIRLYPVIRLRDARFLNNISSETIVVGDKEARDVFNTRMEELTRALVNNPERLSDEELMEGVDAMQQLLSHYFAGQSNYMFSNSKIINLEPRKRGWHALDNISRIIAKPNQRNIRLIILGMFASILQAKGNIQLDKYARPILIIEDPETRLHPIMLSIAWGLLNLFSLQRITTTNSGELLSQVPIENLCRLVRDTGKVSAYRLGKNDLSPEEIRKISFHIRFNRPSALFARCWLLVEGETEIWLMNELARQCNYFFETEGIKVIEFAQSGLKPLLKFAHQMGIEWHTLVDGDEAGKKYAATALHYAEKANDSPRDRLTKLPALDIEHFLYREGFGRLFHEISGIPDNAKVSTRRIIIKAISKTSKPDMAIAIVNRAAELGPDSIPSELKNMFSRVAWLARGKAY from the coding sequence ATGTATCTGGAACGTGTGGAAATATACGGTTTTAGAGGGATTAACCGGCTATCACTTGCTCTGAACAAGAATACTGTTTTGATTGGTGAGAACTCTTGGGGAAAATCAAGCCTTTTAGATGCATTAACTATTTTACTTTCTCCAGAACAAGAAAATTATCAATTTACGCAACATGATTTCCATCATCCAGCTGGAGAAGATGAGACAAGGTTTCGTTCTTTACAGATTGTCCTAAAATTTCGCGAAGGTCATGAAGGGCGTCACCGCTCCTTTCGTTTTAAAAATTTAATGTCAGTATGGGTTGATAATAACGACAACCTAAAACATATCTATTATCGCGTGAGTGCTGTCTTAAAAGATGATGGCAGTATCAGTGTTGATAGAAGTTTTCTTGATGGTGGCGGTAATAAACTCTCTTTGGATAATGTCAGTAAATATATAAAAGAAATTATCCGGCTTTATCCTGTCATTCGATTACGAGATGCGCGTTTTTTAAATAATATAAGCTCTGAAACTATTGTGGTCGGCGATAAAGAAGCTCGTGATGTATTTAATACCAGAATGGAAGAACTAACGCGTGCTTTAGTGAATAACCCTGAGCGTTTAAGTGATGAAGAGTTGATGGAAGGTGTAGATGCCATGCAGCAACTGTTGAGCCACTATTTCGCAGGGCAAAGCAATTACATGTTTAGTAATAGTAAGATTATCAATTTAGAGCCTCGAAAAAGAGGTTGGCATGCATTAGACAATATCAGCCGTATTATTGCTAAACCAAATCAACGCAATATTCGCCTAATTATCCTAGGGATGTTTGCTTCAATTTTGCAAGCAAAAGGTAATATACAATTAGATAAGTATGCTCGCCCAATTTTAATTATTGAAGATCCTGAAACGCGCTTACATCCTATTATGTTATCTATTGCTTGGGGGTTATTAAATTTATTTTCCTTGCAACGTATTACAACGACAAATTCAGGTGAGCTGTTATCTCAAGTCCCAATTGAAAATCTTTGCCGCTTAGTGCGCGATACGGGTAAAGTTTCTGCTTACCGTTTAGGGAAAAATGATTTATCTCCAGAAGAAATTCGCAAAATCTCTTTTCATATCCGCTTCAACCGCCCATCTGCTTTATTTGCAAGATGTTGGTTATTAGTTGAAGGCGAAACTGAAATTTGGTTAATGAATGAGCTAGCTCGTCAGTGCAACTATTTCTTTGAAACCGAAGGGATCAAAGTGATTGAATTTGCACAAAGTGGCCTCAAGCCCCTTTTAAAATTTGCCCACCAAATGGGAATAGAGTGGCACACATTGGTTGATGGTGATGAGGCGGGTAAAAAATATGCAGCTACAGCACTGCATTATGCTGAAAAAGCGAATGATAGCCCGAGAGATAGATTAACCAAATTACCCGCTCTTGATATTGAACACTTTTTATATCGAGAAGGTTTCGGGCGGCTATTTCATGAAATATCCGGCATCCCTGATAATGCAAAAGTTTCTACCCGTAGAATTATTATTAAAGCAATATCAAAAACATCAAAACCGGATATGGCAATTGCAATTGTAAACCGTGCTGCAGAATTAGGCCCAGACTCTATTCCCTCAGAGCTCAAGAATATGTTCTCAAGAGTGGCGTGGTTAGCTCGAGGCAAGGCTTATTAA